One stretch of Lysobacter sp. TY2-98 DNA includes these proteins:
- a CDS encoding type II secretion system F family protein, with the protein MALYRYKALNPRGEMLDGQMEAASVDEVAQRLQSQGHLPVEAKLASEGGGPAFWKGLFKPKPFAGPRLVQFTQQLSTLLGAGQPLDRALSILLELPDDETARRTISDIRESVRGGTALSTALDRQHGTFSRLYINMVRAGEAGGNLHETLARLADYLERARALQGRVVNALIYPAILMVMVTLSMLFLLGYVVPQFAQMYESLGAELPVFTKIILAIGNFVRDFWIVIVAAPALALWWVERKRRDPAFRMAFDAWLLRRKFTGLLVARIEVARLARTLGTLVRNGVPLITALGIGRNVLGNRMLADDVEKAADEVKNGVALSTALGRGKRFPRLALQMIQVGEESGALDVMLLRTAETFEQETALALDRMLAALVPIVTMVLAFVIGTVILGILVPMYDLTGQIG; encoded by the coding sequence ATGGCGCTGTACCGCTACAAGGCGCTGAACCCGCGCGGCGAAATGCTCGACGGCCAGATGGAGGCCGCGAGCGTCGACGAGGTCGCGCAGCGCCTGCAGTCGCAGGGGCATCTGCCGGTCGAAGCGAAGCTCGCGAGCGAAGGCGGCGGCCCGGCGTTCTGGAAGGGTCTGTTCAAGCCCAAGCCGTTCGCAGGCCCGCGCCTCGTGCAGTTCACGCAGCAGTTGTCGACACTGCTCGGCGCGGGTCAGCCGCTCGATCGCGCGCTGTCGATCCTGCTCGAACTGCCGGATGACGAAACCGCACGCCGCACCATTTCCGATATCCGCGAATCGGTGCGTGGCGGCACGGCGCTGTCGACCGCGCTGGATCGACAGCACGGCACGTTCTCGCGCCTCTACATCAACATGGTTCGTGCCGGCGAGGCAGGCGGCAACCTGCACGAAACGCTCGCGCGGTTGGCGGATTACCTCGAGCGCGCGCGTGCGCTACAGGGGCGCGTGGTCAACGCGCTGATCTATCCCGCGATCCTGATGGTGATGGTCACGCTGAGCATGCTGTTCCTGCTCGGCTACGTCGTGCCGCAGTTCGCGCAGATGTACGAGAGCCTCGGCGCGGAGCTGCCGGTCTTCACCAAGATCATTCTCGCGATCGGTAACTTCGTGCGCGATTTCTGGATCGTGATCGTGGCGGCGCCCGCGCTGGCGCTGTGGTGGGTTGAACGCAAGCGTCGTGACCCCGCGTTTCGCATGGCGTTCGACGCGTGGCTGCTGCGCCGCAAGTTCACCGGGCTGCTTGTCGCACGCATCGAGGTTGCGCGGCTTGCACGTACGCTGGGCACGCTGGTGCGCAATGGTGTTCCGCTGATCACCGCGCTCGGCATCGGCCGCAACGTGCTCGGCAACCGCATGCTTGCGGACGACGTCGAAAAGGCCGCGGACGAGGTGAAGAACGGCGTGGCGCTGTCGACTGCGCTGGGGCGCGGCAAGCGGTTCCCGCGTCTCGCGCTGCAGATGATCCAGGTGGGCGAGGAATCCGGCGCGCTCGACGTCATGCTGCTGCGCACGGCAGAAACGTTCGAACAGGAAACCGCGCTCGCGCTGGACCGCATGTTGGCCGCGCTGGTGCCGATCGTGACGATGGTGCTGGCGTTCGTGATCGGCACGGTGATCCTCGGCATCCTGGTGCCGATGTACGACCTCACGGGGCAGATTGGGTGA
- the gspG gene encoding type II secretion system major pseudopilin GspG, with amino-acid sequence MRNRRALTRSPAPRALQRGMSLIEIIIVIVLIGIVLTFVGNRILGGSDRAKANLAKSEVTTLAQKIEQYKEDVGKYPTTLSDLATAPQGVSGWLGPYAKEGELKDPWGNAIAYKAPGDDGHAFDVIILGKDGKPGGTSVDGDIRNE; translated from the coding sequence ATGCGCAACCGTCGTGCACTGACCCGATCGCCTGCTCCCCGCGCGCTGCAGCGCGGCATGAGCCTCATCGAAATCATCATCGTCATCGTGCTGATCGGCATCGTGCTGACGTTCGTGGGCAACCGCATCCTCGGCGGCTCCGATCGCGCCAAGGCCAACCTCGCCAAGTCCGAGGTCACCACGCTCGCGCAGAAGATCGAGCAGTACAAGGAAGACGTGGGCAAGTACCCGACGACGCTGTCCGACCTCGCGACCGCGCCGCAGGGCGTGTCGGGCTGGCTCGGCCCGTATGCGAAGGAAGGCGAGCTCAAGGATCCGTGGGGCAACGCGATCGCGTACAAGGCACCTGGCGATGACGGCCATGCGTTCGACGTGATCATCCTCGGCAAGGACGGCAAGCCGGGCGGCACCAGCGTCGACGGCGACATCCGCAACGAATGA
- a CDS encoding GspH/FimT family pseudopilin, producing the protein MIRIAPRRTAAPAARRARGVSLIEMIIVVVLIAVMSVLAAGAMSGGFKGMQLRSAAKEVASQLRFTRTRAIATGQTQRFVIQPRTHAWQAPDGRHGSIPAEIGLSFIGARQTRPSPDEGAILFFADGASTGGRVRLVRDTAAFNIDVAWLTGEVKLDRSEAR; encoded by the coding sequence ATGATCCGCATCGCGCCACGACGGACGGCTGCACCCGCCGCCCGCCGTGCGCGCGGCGTCTCGCTGATCGAGATGATCATCGTGGTCGTGCTGATCGCGGTGATGAGCGTGCTCGCCGCCGGTGCGATGAGTGGCGGCTTCAAGGGCATGCAGCTGCGTTCCGCGGCGAAGGAAGTCGCGTCGCAGCTGCGCTTCACCCGCACGCGCGCGATCGCCACCGGACAGACGCAGCGCTTCGTGATCCAGCCACGCACGCACGCGTGGCAGGCGCCGGACGGTCGACATGGCTCGATTCCGGCGGAGATCGGCCTGTCCTTCATCGGCGCGCGACAAACGCGGCCGTCGCCTGACGAAGGAGCGATCCTGTTCTTCGCCGACGGCGCGTCTACAGGTGGGCGCGTGCGCCTGGTGCGTGACACGGCCGCGTTCAACATCGACGTCGCCTGGCTTACCGGTGAGGTCAAACTCGACCGCTCGGAGGCGCGCTGA
- a CDS encoding prepilin-type N-terminal cleavage/methylation domain-containing protein, with amino-acid sequence MRRLARGYTLIEVIVAFAILAVALTLLLGTLTNSTKQVRWSADAGRAAMLAQSVLDRVDTDGPLREGERDGELEDGRYRWQLHVAPYRTNAPASAQPVDPNAPVLLSLDLVMQWGEGGPRERLELHSLRLVPANLGAPPT; translated from the coding sequence ATGCGACGCCTTGCGCGCGGCTACACGCTGATCGAGGTGATCGTCGCGTTCGCGATCCTCGCGGTGGCGCTGACGCTCCTGCTCGGCACGCTCACCAATTCGACGAAACAGGTGCGCTGGTCGGCCGATGCCGGACGCGCGGCGATGCTCGCGCAGTCGGTGCTCGATCGCGTCGATACCGACGGCCCGCTGCGCGAGGGCGAACGCGACGGCGAGCTCGAGGACGGACGCTACCGCTGGCAGCTGCACGTCGCGCCGTATCGCACGAATGCACCGGCGAGTGCGCAACCGGTCGATCCGAACGCGCCGGTGCTTCTGTCGCTCGATCTGGTGATGCAGTGGGGCGAAGGCGGCCCGCGCGAGCGCCTGGAGCTGCATTCGCTGCGCCTGGTGCCGGCGAATCTTGGAGCGCCGCCGACGTGA
- a CDS encoding prepilin-type N-terminal cleavage/methylation domain-containing protein, whose translation MRRARGFTLIEVLIATVLLAAGLTLAFATITGATGATRHGEATAASNEHIRAVEGFLRRRLAGARAVSFQIDPSTGQAMRFAGDAERMRFVSDLPDYIGRGGPSVHDLRIQRMASGDGVRLTLGLVAAQPGDATAAVDREPEVLAENLRSVEFHYRGVGEDGKPAEWQDDWTTTEQLPLLVEIRITGEDGKPWPVLDVAPRLAAAYATGITR comes from the coding sequence GTGAGGCGCGCGCGCGGCTTCACGTTGATCGAAGTGCTGATCGCGACGGTGCTGCTCGCGGCCGGGCTCACGCTCGCGTTCGCGACGATCACCGGCGCCACCGGCGCGACGCGTCACGGCGAAGCGACCGCTGCAAGCAACGAACACATCCGCGCGGTCGAAGGCTTCCTGCGCCGACGACTCGCTGGCGCGCGCGCCGTGTCGTTCCAGATCGATCCGTCGACCGGGCAGGCGATGCGTTTCGCGGGTGACGCCGAGCGCATGCGCTTCGTGTCCGACCTGCCGGACTACATCGGGCGCGGCGGCCCGAGCGTGCATGACCTGCGCATCCAGCGCATGGCCTCGGGCGACGGTGTGCGCCTCACGCTCGGACTCGTCGCCGCGCAGCCGGGTGATGCGACGGCGGCGGTCGATCGCGAACCGGAGGTGCTGGCGGAGAACCTGCGCAGCGTCGAGTTCCACTACCGCGGCGTCGGCGAAGACGGCAAGCCGGCCGAGTGGCAGGACGACTGGACGACCACGGAACAACTTCCGTTGCTGGTCGAGATCCGCATCACCGGGGAAGACGGCAAGCCGTGGCCCGTGCTCGACGTCGCGCCGCGTCTTGCGGCGGCGTACGCCACGGGGATCACGCGATGA
- a CDS encoding type II secretion system protein GspK, with amino-acid sequence MTRRTRGAALLIVLWLMVLLIALVGAFSLTARTEGMQGRALVDGVQAMQIARAGLEYSLTKVNQPDPRQQWRPDGRTYKWAYEDANVEIRIVDEDGKVDLNHADPPLLIGLFDAVGIEHARSEKLAGAVIDWRDADQLTQPSGGAEDQDYAAAGLTYGAKDMDFESSAELLQILGFTADDYKHLAPYVTVFSGRGRPEPAFAGAPVLTAMGMDGKAIVQQRDAWDPSTGQPLPGIPGGESQQAFGSGTYSIESTARLRGGRIATLGAVVRTGGSAIPGMAYTPLRWEEGVPSP; translated from the coding sequence ATGACGCGTCGGACGCGCGGTGCCGCGCTGCTGATCGTGCTGTGGCTGATGGTGCTTCTGATCGCACTGGTCGGCGCGTTCTCGCTCACCGCGCGCACCGAAGGCATGCAGGGCCGCGCGCTGGTCGACGGCGTGCAGGCGATGCAGATCGCGCGTGCGGGCCTCGAGTATTCGCTGACGAAGGTCAATCAGCCGGATCCGCGCCAGCAATGGCGGCCGGACGGGCGCACGTACAAGTGGGCCTACGAGGATGCGAACGTCGAGATCCGCATCGTCGACGAGGACGGCAAGGTCGACCTCAACCACGCCGATCCGCCGTTGCTGATCGGGCTGTTCGACGCGGTCGGCATCGAGCATGCGCGCAGCGAAAAACTCGCGGGCGCGGTCATCGACTGGCGCGATGCGGACCAACTCACGCAGCCGTCGGGCGGCGCCGAGGACCAGGATTACGCCGCGGCCGGACTGACCTACGGCGCCAAGGACATGGACTTCGAGAGCAGCGCGGAGCTGCTGCAGATCCTCGGGTTCACGGCCGACGACTACAAACACCTCGCGCCTTACGTCACCGTGTTCAGCGGGCGCGGCCGGCCCGAGCCCGCATTCGCCGGCGCACCGGTGCTGACCGCGATGGGCATGGACGGCAAGGCGATCGTGCAGCAGCGCGATGCCTGGGATCCGTCGACCGGGCAACCGCTTCCCGGCATTCCCGGCGGCGAAAGCCAGCAGGCGTTCGGAAGCGGAACGTATAGTATCGAGAGCACGGCCCGGCTCCGTGGCGGACGCATCGCCACGCTCGGCGCCGTAGTACGCACCGGGGGCAGCGCCATTCCGGGGATGGCCTACACACCGTTGCGTTGGGAGGAGGGGGTTCCGTCACCATGA
- a CDS encoding PilN domain-containing protein, which yields MTSVLEGRTRGLARIAARLGPQATSLRGLLAWWGRALAAWLPVRVRRALGVDRGRLLLMPLADGEVRLQLQRDGDMLDFGRLPVLVDAPGDDPLANVLSSAAVDLPRWLVLPATATLVRRLALPGAAADRLRDVVRFELDRQTPFAADEVIYDARLVGRRPDGQLDVELVAAPRVRAEPLLAALGPLAGRLAGVDVLDVDGTPRGVNLLDPAARRHQRDPWQVWNRVLAGVGVIAVGFALVTILDNRRQAADDLERKVRARSGPAKIAAQQREALNELVAGQAFLDKRRAEQPTAIEVLDEVSRRLPDGTYLEKLAMEGDRLTLLGLSNEAPSLVNRLEGSPLWQSPALAGALQPDPATNRDRFTLTAELGRTPAAKKGASR from the coding sequence ATGACCTCGGTTCTCGAGGGCCGGACGCGCGGCCTCGCGCGGATCGCCGCCCGATTGGGCCCGCAGGCCACCAGTCTGCGCGGGCTGCTTGCCTGGTGGGGACGCGCGCTCGCCGCGTGGCTGCCGGTGCGCGTGCGCCGTGCGCTGGGTGTCGATCGCGGCCGCCTCTTGCTGATGCCGCTCGCCGACGGCGAGGTGCGCCTGCAACTGCAGCGCGACGGCGACATGCTCGATTTCGGCCGACTGCCCGTGTTGGTCGATGCACCGGGCGACGACCCGCTCGCCAACGTGCTCAGTTCCGCCGCGGTCGACCTGCCGCGCTGGCTGGTGCTGCCCGCCACCGCCACACTCGTGCGTCGCCTCGCGCTGCCGGGCGCTGCGGCCGATCGCTTGCGTGACGTCGTGCGGTTCGAACTCGATCGCCAGACGCCGTTCGCGGCCGACGAGGTGATCTACGACGCGCGCCTGGTCGGGCGTCGTCCTGATGGTCAGCTCGATGTCGAGCTCGTCGCTGCGCCGCGCGTACGCGCCGAACCTCTGCTGGCCGCGCTTGGTCCGTTGGCCGGGCGCCTTGCGGGCGTCGACGTGCTCGATGTCGACGGCACGCCGCGTGGTGTCAACCTGCTCGACCCCGCAGCGCGTCGTCACCAGCGCGATCCCTGGCAGGTGTGGAACCGCGTGCTCGCCGGCGTCGGCGTCATCGCGGTCGGCTTCGCACTGGTCACCATTCTGGACAACCGCCGCCAGGCCGCCGACGACCTCGAGCGGAAGGTGCGTGCGCGCAGCGGCCCGGCAAAGATCGCCGCGCAGCAGCGCGAGGCGCTGAACGAACTCGTCGCCGGGCAGGCGTTCCTCGACAAGCGTCGTGCCGAACAGCCGACCGCGATCGAAGTGCTGGACGAGGTCAGTCGTCGCCTGCCGGATGGCACCTACCTCGAGAAGCTGGCCATGGAAGGCGATCGCCTGACGCTGCTGGGACTCAGCAACGAAGCGCCGTCGCTGGTGAACCGCCTCGAGGGTTCGCCGCTGTGGCAGTCGCCGGCGCTCGCCGGTGCGTTGCAGCCGGATCCCGCTACCAATCGTGATCGCTTTACGTTGACCGCCGAACTCGGCCGCACGCCGGCCGCGAAGAAGGGGGCGTCGCGATGA
- a CDS encoding general secretion pathway protein GspN yields MRPDHVAPRTLLLGAFAGWALLAWVLALAGMGSHITEGKGGAITDSRLPTLPASDAAATLGPIGQYGEIAARPLFATDRRPHPFSLVTDNDQAGATSEFDLVLTSVLITPQASIAILQKPDGSESWRVKIGDAPDSFPAWRLVSLQPRSAVFEGPEGQKELTLRVYDGKGGAAPTAMTSAPSVPPSPVPMPTGVAAAAPPPTDATSAPDPAQIEQIRQRIEARREEMRRRAQNANPPATAVPRPTTR; encoded by the coding sequence GTGCGCCCTGACCACGTCGCCCCGCGCACTTTGTTGCTCGGCGCATTCGCCGGCTGGGCGCTGCTCGCCTGGGTGCTGGCCCTCGCCGGCATGGGCAGCCACATCACCGAGGGCAAGGGCGGTGCGATCACCGACAGCCGCCTTCCGACGCTGCCGGCCAGCGATGCCGCGGCGACGCTGGGCCCGATCGGCCAGTACGGCGAGATCGCGGCACGTCCGCTGTTCGCGACCGACCGCCGCCCGCATCCCTTCTCGCTGGTCACCGACAACGACCAGGCGGGCGCCACGTCCGAATTCGATCTCGTACTGACCAGCGTGCTCATCACGCCGCAGGCCAGCATCGCGATCCTGCAGAAGCCCGATGGTAGCGAGTCGTGGCGCGTGAAGATCGGCGACGCACCGGATTCTTTCCCCGCGTGGCGACTCGTGTCGCTGCAGCCGCGCAGCGCGGTGTTCGAAGGCCCCGAGGGCCAAAAGGAACTCACCCTGCGCGTGTACGACGGCAAGGGCGGCGCGGCGCCGACAGCGATGACGAGCGCGCCTTCCGTGCCGCCGTCGCCCGTGCCGATGCCGACCGGCGTCGCCGCCGCCGCACCACCGCCCACCGACGCCACGTCCGCGCCCGACCCGGCGCAGATCGAACAGATCCGCCAGCGCATCGAAGCCCGCCGCGAGGAAATGCGCCGGCGTGCCCAGAACGCCAACCCGCCTGCGACCGCCGTGCCGCGGCCGACGACCCGCTGA
- the gspD gene encoding type II secretion system secretin GspD, which translates to MTFSPNATVFRPALRLSTTALAIASILAGCTTVTPPVVRRDGRLDGPVAGTSSAPTTTSTISDGVTTAPLEAHDEGPRAQIRRGTGTVINNRVASAPPSRLGGSSGAATFNFEGESLQAVVKAILGDMLGQNYVIAPNVQGTVTLATPKPVSPAEALNLLEMVLGWNNARMVYSGGRYNIVPADQALAGTVAPRTGPASSARGFEARTVPLKFVSATEMEKILKPYARPNAIVTVDNARNVITVAGTRAELENYLRTIETFDVDWLAGMSVGVFPLQSGRASRVVADLEKVFGEQSKSPVAGMFRFMPLEGANAILVITPQAAYLDDIQQWLERIDGAGSEPRLYSYELKYIKAKDLADRLSEVFGGGRGGSGGTNGQPSLMPGLDSTEIRDTDNGSTAAIGQTPTSGDTGTGSTGGGMSSSLSLDPRPNGNGSVTFDVDGQHVGVSAVDETNSLLVRATPQAWASMRDVIERLDVMPMQVQIEAQVVEVQLSGALQYGVNWFFEQAVSDPVSSGGAGLPNAAGRNIWGDLKGSIRPADVTNPGLAWTFLGKNAAAVINALDQVTDLQLLQTPSVFVRNNAEATLNVGSRIPISSVTVDPGTGTGGVTYSQVQYLDTGIILKVRPRITRDGMVFLDIVQEVSSPGTVADRNGNVRIDTRKVKTETAVQSGDTVMLAGLISDGVQRGSSGFPGLSRIPVVGGLFGRQNSRTDRNEVIVLLTPTVVRNPQEVRDLTDDYTRRFRAMEPLHRKQKVRGGIEVR; encoded by the coding sequence ATGACCTTCTCTCCGAACGCCACCGTCTTCCGTCCGGCCCTGCGCCTGTCGACCACCGCCCTCGCGATCGCGTCGATCCTCGCCGGCTGCACCACGGTCACGCCGCCCGTCGTGCGTCGCGATGGACGCCTCGACGGCCCCGTTGCCGGCACCTCGTCTGCGCCAACCACCACTTCGACCATCAGCGACGGCGTCACCACCGCGCCGCTGGAAGCGCATGACGAAGGCCCTCGCGCGCAGATCCGTCGTGGCACCGGCACGGTCATCAACAACCGGGTCGCCAGCGCGCCGCCGTCGCGTCTGGGCGGCAGCTCCGGCGCGGCGACCTTCAACTTCGAAGGCGAATCGCTGCAGGCGGTGGTGAAAGCCATCCTCGGCGACATGCTCGGCCAGAACTACGTGATCGCGCCCAACGTGCAGGGCACGGTGACCCTCGCGACGCCGAAGCCGGTCAGCCCGGCCGAAGCGCTGAACCTGCTGGAGATGGTGCTGGGCTGGAACAACGCGCGCATGGTCTACAGCGGCGGGCGCTACAACATCGTGCCGGCCGATCAGGCGCTTGCCGGCACCGTCGCACCGCGCACCGGCCCCGCGTCGAGCGCGCGCGGTTTCGAAGCGCGCACGGTGCCGCTGAAGTTCGTGTCGGCCACGGAGATGGAGAAGATCCTCAAGCCGTACGCGCGACCGAACGCGATCGTCACCGTCGACAACGCGCGCAACGTCATCACCGTCGCCGGTACGCGCGCGGAACTCGAGAACTACCTGCGCACGATTGAAACATTCGACGTCGACTGGCTCGCGGGCATGTCGGTCGGCGTATTCCCGCTGCAGTCGGGCCGCGCGAGCCGCGTCGTCGCCGATCTGGAAAAGGTGTTCGGCGAACAGAGCAAGTCGCCGGTCGCCGGCATGTTCCGTTTCATGCCGCTGGAAGGCGCGAACGCGATCCTGGTGATCACGCCGCAGGCTGCGTACCTCGACGACATCCAGCAGTGGCTGGAGCGCATCGACGGCGCCGGCAGCGAGCCGCGCCTGTATTCGTACGAGTTGAAGTACATCAAGGCGAAGGATCTCGCGGATCGGTTGTCGGAAGTTTTCGGTGGCGGCCGCGGCGGCAGCGGTGGCACGAACGGACAGCCGTCGCTGATGCCGGGGCTGGATTCGACGGAGATTCGCGACACCGATAACGGGTCGACCGCGGCCATCGGCCAGACGCCGACCTCGGGGGACACCGGCACGGGCTCGACGGGCGGTGGCATGTCGTCGTCGCTCTCGCTGGATCCGCGCCCGAATGGCAACGGCTCGGTGACGTTCGATGTCGACGGCCAGCACGTCGGCGTGTCCGCGGTCGACGAGACCAACTCGCTGTTGGTGCGCGCTACGCCGCAGGCGTGGGCGTCGATGCGCGATGTCATCGAACGCCTCGACGTCATGCCGATGCAGGTGCAGATCGAAGCGCAGGTCGTCGAAGTGCAGCTGAGCGGCGCGCTGCAGTACGGCGTCAACTGGTTCTTCGAACAGGCGGTGAGCGATCCGGTGTCGTCCGGCGGCGCCGGTCTTCCGAACGCGGCGGGCCGCAATATCTGGGGCGATCTGAAGGGCAGCATCCGTCCCGCCGACGTCACCAACCCCGGTCTGGCGTGGACGTTCCTCGGCAAGAACGCTGCGGCTGTCATCAACGCACTCGACCAGGTCACCGACCTGCAGCTGCTGCAGACACCGTCGGTGTTCGTGCGCAACAACGCGGAAGCCACCCTCAACGTCGGCAGCCGCATTCCGATCTCGTCGGTCACGGTGGATCCGGGCACCGGTACGGGCGGCGTGACCTACAGCCAGGTGCAGTACCTCGACACCGGCATCATCCTCAAGGTGCGCCCGCGCATCACGCGCGACGGCATGGTGTTCCTCGACATCGTGCAGGAAGTGAGTTCGCCCGGCACCGTCGCCGACCGCAACGGCAACGTGCGCATCGACACACGCAAGGTGAAGACCGAAACCGCCGTGCAGAGCGGCGACACCGTGATGCTCGCCGGCCTCATCAGCGATGGCGTGCAGCGCGGTTCGTCGGGCTTCCCGGGGCTGAGCCGCATTCCGGTCGTCGGCGGCCTGTTCGGCCGGCAGAACTCGCGCACCGATCGCAACGAAGTCATCGTGCTGCTCACGCCCACCGTGGTGCGCAACCCGCAGGAAGTGCGCGACCTCACCGACGACTACACCCGCCGTTTCCGCGCGATGGAGCCGCTGCACCGCAAGCAGAAGGTGCGTGGCGGCATCGAGGTGCGCTGA
- a CDS encoding glycosyltransferase has protein sequence MTDVAEAAPGDALPIVVIPVGVDDVALDGCLAALEATTPAGTRVWLADDARGGPRVRAVVDAWLAATRMSADYSRRTRALGETAHLAEVLRACGDADVVILADDARPASGWLVRMARCLRESPDATTITPWSNAGETAAWPRLGDVAPLPDDPARIADVLADVALPAEPLPAAVGHAVLLRGAACRRVGGIDATSYASWYAALIDLCLRMQAFGGVDLLCMQAYVGRVDEGRPADGDLDRVAARWPHWNARLAEFLMDDPLRAQREHISRAMAQRDASDAQADLFGATP, from the coding sequence GTGACGGACGTGGCCGAGGCGGCGCCAGGCGACGCCCTGCCCATCGTGGTGATCCCGGTGGGCGTCGACGACGTCGCGCTCGACGGTTGTCTTGCTGCACTGGAGGCGACCACGCCGGCCGGCACGCGCGTTTGGCTGGCGGACGACGCGCGCGGCGGCCCGCGCGTGCGCGCGGTCGTCGACGCATGGCTTGCGGCGACGCGCATGAGCGCCGACTACAGCCGTCGCACCCGTGCACTCGGCGAAACCGCGCATCTCGCCGAAGTGCTGCGAGCCTGCGGTGACGCCGATGTCGTGATTCTTGCGGACGATGCGCGCCCCGCATCGGGCTGGCTGGTTCGCATGGCGCGTTGCCTGCGCGAATCTCCGGATGCCACCACCATCACGCCGTGGAGCAATGCCGGCGAGACCGCAGCGTGGCCGCGCCTCGGCGATGTCGCGCCGCTGCCGGACGATCCCGCGCGCATCGCCGACGTGCTCGCCGACGTCGCGCTACCCGCCGAGCCGCTTCCCGCGGCGGTGGGACATGCCGTGCTGCTGCGCGGCGCCGCATGCCGTCGCGTCGGCGGCATCGATGCGACGAGCTACGCCTCGTGGTACGCCGCGCTCATCGATCTCTGCCTGCGCATGCAGGCGTTCGGCGGCGTCGACCTGCTGTGCATGCAGGCCTACGTCGGGCGTGTCGACGAAGGCCGACCGGCCGACGGCGATCTCGATCGCGTCGCCGCGCGCTGGCCGCACTGGAACGCGCGTCTCGCCGAATTCCTGATGGACGACCCGCTGCGCGCGCAGCGCGAACACATCTCGCGCGCCATGGCGCAGCGCGACGCCAGCGACGCGCAGGCCGACCTGTTCGGAGCGACTCCGTGA
- a CDS encoding glycosyltransferase family 2 protein gives MSDDGIAVVIVTHRSAETIELCLKCVRAADGVVQIRVVDNASDDGTLGVVQRIAAGEPRLKFVANPDNPGFAVACNQGAQDSDAPWIAFVNPDCLIERDTLARLRARAEQVAPALIGSELIDEDGVLDPAARRRDPDFARMLAGEGTDLSIPSNGDAVQRVDAISGALMLMPRTLFDAVHGFDEGYRLHAEDLDLCRRVREAGGTVAIANAVRVVHIRGVSSRSRPFFVEWHKHRGLWRYFSRFEAPHRSAPLRAVVAMVIAMRFVVASMRAWWRSVN, from the coding sequence GTGAGCGACGACGGCATCGCGGTCGTCATCGTCACCCATCGCAGCGCGGAGACGATCGAACTCTGCCTGAAATGCGTGCGTGCGGCCGACGGCGTCGTGCAAATCCGCGTGGTCGACAACGCGTCGGACGACGGCACGCTCGGCGTCGTGCAGCGCATCGCCGCGGGCGAGCCGCGGCTGAAGTTCGTCGCCAACCCCGACAACCCGGGCTTCGCCGTCGCCTGCAACCAGGGCGCGCAGGACAGCGATGCACCGTGGATCGCGTTCGTGAATCCCGACTGCCTGATCGAACGGGACACGCTCGCGCGGCTCCGCGCGCGCGCGGAGCAGGTCGCTCCCGCGCTGATCGGTTCCGAACTCATCGATGAAGACGGTGTGCTCGATCCCGCAGCGCGACGTCGCGATCCCGACTTCGCCCGCATGCTGGCGGGCGAGGGTACCGACCTGTCGATCCCCTCGAACGGCGATGCCGTGCAGCGCGTGGATGCGATCTCCGGTGCGCTCATGCTGATGCCGCGCACGCTGTTCGATGCGGTGCACGGCTTCGACGAAGGCTACCGCCTGCATGCGGAGGACCTTGACCTCTGTCGCCGCGTACGCGAAGCGGGCGGCACCGTCGCGATCGCGAACGCCGTGCGCGTCGTGCACATCCGGGGCGTGTCCAGCCGCTCGCGGCCGTTCTTCGTCGAATGGCACAAGCACCGCGGCCTGTGGCGCTACTTCTCGCGCTTCGAGGCGCCGCATCGCAGCGCGCCGCTACGTGCGGTGGTGGCGATGGTCATCGCGATGCGTTTCGTCGTCGCCTCGATGCGCGCCTGGTGGCGCAGCGTCAACTGA
- a CDS encoding GNAT family N-acetyltransferase gives MADAIVIVPFAPGDRDDWQRLAEGYKAFYATPTASAEYDAAWARLLDDEAVHGLGAKVDGRLVGIVHFLFHATVWAERTCYLQDLFTDEAARGRGVARALIEAVAHEASEREATRMYWLTQAHNATARALYDRVAVHRGFIRYDYPLA, from the coding sequence GTGGCCGACGCGATCGTCATCGTGCCATTCGCTCCGGGCGATCGCGACGACTGGCAGCGCCTCGCGGAGGGCTACAAGGCGTTCTATGCGACGCCGACCGCATCGGCCGAATACGACGCGGCGTGGGCGCGCCTGCTCGACGACGAGGCCGTGCATGGCCTCGGTGCAAAGGTCGATGGGCGGCTGGTCGGCATCGTCCACTTCCTGTTCCACGCGACGGTCTGGGCCGAGCGTACCTGTTACCTCCAGGACCTGTTCACCGACGAGGCAGCGCGCGGACGCGGCGTTGCCCGTGCGCTGATCGAAGCCGTCGCGCACGAGGCAAGCGAACGCGAAGCGACACGCATGTACTGGCTGACGCAGGCGCACAACGCCACCGCACGCGCGTTGTACGACCGCGTCGCGGTGCACCGCGGTTTCATCCGCTACGACTACCCGCTCGCCTGA